A genomic stretch from Lathyrus oleraceus cultivar Zhongwan6 chromosome 2, CAAS_Psat_ZW6_1.0, whole genome shotgun sequence includes:
- the LOC127121577 gene encoding altered inheritance of mitochondria protein 3-like has translation MNYSRCPRHCITQYRNLLDHLRPTDFIWRPYLNMEHEHQINPEDAAVWTTCALIIRFTTVELHNTDRVKLQFGMVQNIPDPPASLGEWHMRKVNDQWNYNPWQTFARSECRKWKHRHDHVLTDAVMPNEVKPSRTYMAWYRSVGFQFIADDMYLYDPRQTTYTQEASTSNPQQHSQPGYSQPPIQQTFRSTNTQTYNQNMPFTQPQNQEHPPYHHQQMDHQPSTEHRFAPTPSPYQSRLTQNTNRPITYRSQQPQTSQYQNIPQPYLFQTPQQPFQPFLDPSLSPMSPFNRPGRPSMSQPHPNFSGMGHELSYAGTPSLNTEDYAELAAYLNGSSPVGGNDAPGPSDEQTPVQNRQRGLGPRVRIARGCGTGGRLGDPGHHH, from the exons atgaattacagcagatgtccgagacactgtattactcaatatcgcaacctgttggatcaccttcgaccgacagac ttcatttggcgtccataccttaatatggaacatgagcatcagatcaaccctgaagacgcagccgtatggacaacatgcgcactgataatacggttcacaacagtggagctgcacaacaccgatcgtgtgaagctgcagtttggtatggtccagaatatcccagatcccccagctagcctaggagaatggcatatgcgcaaagtgaacgaccaatggaactacaacccttggcaaaccttcgcaagatcagagtgtcgcaagtggaagcaccgtcatgaccatgtcttaactgacgcagtcatgccaaatgaggtaaaaccaagtcgtacttatatggcttggtatagatcagttggatttcaattcatcgccgatgatatgtacctctacgacccacgccagacaacttacacacaagaagcctcaacatctaacccccagcaacattctcagcccggttactcacaaccacctatccaacaaactttccgttccacaaacacacaaacatacaaccaaaacatgccattcacccaaccccaaaaccaagaacatcccccataccaccaccaacaaatggaccatcaaccttcgaccgaacatcgcttcgcacccacaccatcaccctaccaaagtcgccttacccaaaacactaaccgccccatcacctaccgtagccaacaaccccaaacatcacaataccaaaacatcccacaaccatatctcttccaaacaccccaacaacctttccaacctttcctagacccatcattgtcacccatgtcccccttcaaccgtcctggtcgcccatccatgagtcaaccacaccccaacttctctggcatgggtcatgagctcagctacgccggtacaccatcattgaatactgaagactatgctgagttggctgcatacctcaacggatcttctcctgtaggcggtaatgacgctcctggaccatcagatgaacaaacaccggttcagaatcgtcaacgtgggttagggccaagggttaggatagctaggggatgtgggaccggaggtcggttaggtgatcccggtcatcaccattag